One Hordeum vulgare subsp. vulgare chromosome 4H, MorexV3_pseudomolecules_assembly, whole genome shotgun sequence DNA window includes the following coding sequences:
- the LOC123449837 gene encoding protein NRT1/ PTR FAMILY 5.2-like, which yields MAVAKQSLALEDGTGAGAGGQEYTQDGSVDLRGNPVLRSKRGGWTACTFIVVYELFERMAYYGIAANLFIYLTEKMHQGTVEASNNVTNWSGTVFLTPLLGAYVADAYLGRYWTFVVGSAIYLMGMLLLTLSVSVGALKPPECVGKVCPPASALQVGIYFGGLYIIALGNGGTKPNISTIGADQFDDFDPREKSHKLSFFNWWMFTIFVGILFSSTVLVYLQDNVSWSIGYGIPTLGLVASIVIFLAGTPVYRHKLPQGSAFTRMGKVVGAAVRKWRLPVPADAKELHELELEAYTKKHKFRMDSTNSMKFLNKAAVKEADGSSSAAKWSLCTVTEVEETKQIVKLIPLLVTMFVPCTLIAQTNTLFVKQGTTMNRHMGPGSFEIPPASLGAFVTLTMLVVIVVYDRLFVKAVRRHTKNPRGISLLTRMGIGMLVQVLTMGTASLIESRRLSYARSHGTDGTGGELRLSIFVLLPQFVLMGLADAFLVVGKIEFFYDQAPESMKSLGTALSLTAYGVGNVLSSFILSLVTRVTRERGSPWVTNDLNASHLDYYYAFLTLLAAANCLVFAVLARRYKYRAESTDTIDVDMDVQAQRDAAKKIHSEPMA from the exons ATGGCGGTGGCGAAGCAGAGCTTGGCTTTGGAGGACGgcaccggcgccggcgccggcgggcaGGAGTACACGCAGGACGGGTCGGTGGACCTCCGGGGCAACCCCGTGCTCCGCTCCAAGAGGGGCGGCTGGACCGCCTGCACCTTCATCGTAG TGTACGAGCTGTTCGAGCGCATGGCCTACTACGGCATCGCGGCGAACCTCTTCATCTACCTGACGGAGAAGATGCACCAGGGCACGGTGGAGGCGTCCAACAACGTCACCAACTGGTCTGGCACCGTCTTCCTCACGCCCCTGCTCGGCGCCTACGTCGCCGACGCCTACCTCGGCCGGTACTGGACCTTCGTCGTCGGCTCCGCCATCTACCTCATG GGAATGCTGCTGTTGACATTGTCCGTGTCGGTGGGAGCGCTGAAGCCGCCGGAGTGCGTCGGCAAAGTCTGCCCGCCGGCGTCGGCGCTGCAGGTGGGCATCTACTTCGGCGGGCTGTACATCATCGCCCTGGGCAACGGCGGCACCAAGCCCAACATCTCCACCATCGGCGCCGACCAGTTCGACGACTTCGACCCTCGCGAGAAGTCCCACAAGCTCTCCTTCTTCAACTGGTGGATGTTCACCATCTTCGTGGGCATCCTCTTCTCCTCCACCGTCCTCGTCTACCTCCAGGACAACGTCAGCTGGTCCATCGGCTACGGCATCCCCACGCTCGGCCTCGTCGCCTCCATCGTCATcttcctcgccggcacgcccgtgTACCGCCACAAGCTGCCGCAGGGCAGCGCCTTCACGCGCATGGGCAAGGTCGTCGGCGCCGCGGTCCGCAAGTGGCGCCTTCCCGTGCCGGCCGACGCCAAGGAGCTGCACGAGCTGGAGCTCGAGGCGTACACCAAGAAACATAAATTCCGGATGGACTCCACCAACTCCATGAAGTTCCTCAACAAGGCCGCCGTGAAGGAAGCCGATGGCTCGTCCTCCGCGGCGAAGTGGAGCCTGTGCACGGTGACGGAGGTGGAGGAGACGAAGCAGATAGTGAAGCTGATCCCTCTACTGGTGACCATGTTCGTGCCGTGCACGCTCATCGCACAGACCAACACCCTTTTCGTGAAGCAGGGCACCACCATGAACCGGCACATGGGCCCGGGAAGCTTCGAGATCCCGCCGGCCAGCCTCGGGGCGTTCGTCACGCTCACCATGCTCGTCGTCATCGTGGTGTACGACCGGCTCTTCGTCAAGGCCGTGCGGAGGCACACCAAGAACCCGAGGGGGATCAGCCTCCTGACGCGGATGGGCATCGGGATGCTGGTCCAGGTGCTGACCATGGGGACGGCGTCGCTGATCGAGAGCCGGCGGCTGAGCTACGCACGGAGCCACGGGACGGACGGgaccggcggcgagctccggctgAGCATCTTCGTCCTCCTGCCGCAGTTCGTGCTGATGGGCCTGGCGGACGCGTTCCTGGTGGTGGGCAAGATCGAGTTCTTCTACGACCAGGCGCCGGAGAGCATGAAGAGCCTGGGCACGGCGCTGTCCCTGACGGCGTACGGCGTGGGCAACGTCCTCAGCAGCTTCATCCTGTCGCTGGTGACGCGGGTGACGCGCGAGCGGGGGAGCCCCTGGGTGACCAACGACCTCAACGCCTCGCACCTCGACTACTACTACGCCTTCCTCACGCTGCTCGCCGCCGCCAACTGCCTCGTCTTCGCCGTGCTCGCCCGCCGGTACAAGTACAGGGCCGAGTCCACGGACACCATCGACGTCGACATGGACGTGCAGGCGCAGCGCGACGCCGCCAAGAAAATTCACTCTGAGCCAATGGCTTAG